A window from Kovacikia minuta CCNUW1 encodes these proteins:
- a CDS encoding Coq4 family protein, with protein MPEIESELPPYILKAVQGFIAFANNPGDTEAVFDMADGLRDTDLYQHFIEYAHTQPAVAQILKERYFAPTPDLEFLLNYPQNSLGYLYASTMKAAQLDPVFYRQIQVEDDYSYIALRMRQTHDIWHLITGFGTDLGGELGLQAFTLAQTHPPAGSHDSERSHLLYPEIFWSTQ; from the coding sequence ATGCCAGAAATTGAATCTGAGTTACCTCCGTACATTCTTAAGGCTGTACAGGGTTTTATTGCCTTTGCCAATAATCCGGGAGATACAGAAGCGGTTTTCGACATGGCGGACGGCCTACGCGATACCGATTTGTATCAGCACTTTATTGAATATGCTCACACCCAACCGGCTGTGGCTCAAATCCTCAAGGAACGTTACTTTGCTCCGACTCCAGATTTGGAGTTTCTTTTAAACTATCCCCAGAATTCGTTGGGCTACCTCTATGCTTCCACGATGAAAGCAGCCCAACTTGATCCCGTGTTTTACCGCCAGATCCAGGTCGAAGATGATTACAGTTATATTGCCTTGCGAATGCGGCAAACGCACGATATCTGGCACCTGATTACAGGTTTTGGAACGGATTTGGGTGGGGAGTTGGGACTGCAAGCCTTTACGCTGGCACAGACCCATCCTCCCGCTGGCAGTCATGATTCTGAGCGCAGCCATCTGCTATATCCTGAAATCTTCTGGTCCACTCAATGA